Sequence from the Candidatus Binatia bacterium genome:
CACCATGTGCCCATTGATCCAGCGCGGCGGATACGTCTGCGGTACACCCAAGAGCACCACCTGCTTCCCCGCGCGTGACAGAATGTCCCACACCAAGTCATGCTTGATCGAGCCGGAGTGTGCGAAGGCGTAGTCATCGTAGGTGTAGCTGCGGCGGTTGCGGAACCCGTAGCAGCCAAGTTGGCCGGGATCCTTGCTGGACATCATCGAGGACCACGCCGGCACAGTAATGGGCGGATGGCAACTCCGCATCTCGCCCCACATCCCCCGCCGCATCAAGCCGTCGAGATTGGGCAACTCGTTACGCCACAAATCGAACACCAATCGCGGCGGAGCACAATCGAGTCCGATCACTGCGACCTTCGGACTGCGTGCGGTCATCTCCTGGGTGTGCGACAAATTTGTGGGCCTTGTCGTTCGGGTCTACCCGCTCACCCTGAGAGGCCCAACCGGCGGGGCGCCGGCTTGGAACGTCCATGAACCGTTCTCACGCCCGGTGCCACCGCTCGGGGCGATGCCCCATAAGCGCTAACTTGAGACCTCAACCGGATGATTCCATAAGGTCTGGTGGCGACAGGCCTCTGTGCCTGTCGCCGGTTGGCTGGTACAGTCGACCATGGATGCAGCATCCAGAGGTCTATGTTTACCGCAGAAACCTGCCGCACTGGCGGCTTGCTGGAGCCACCTACTTCGTGACGTGGCGGTTGGGCAGCGGGCAGGTGGAGCTCTCGGCCGAGGAACGATCGCTGATCGCAGACTGCCTGCGGCACTTTGACCGGAAGAGGTACGACTTGCTGGCGTATGTGGTCATGAACGACCACGTGCATGCATTGGTCACTCCGATGGGTACTTGGAAGCTGGAGCAACTGGTTCATGGCTGGAAATCGTTCAGCACGCATCAGCTTCAGCATGCCCATGGGCGCATCGGCCACGTGTGGCAAGGGGAGTACTTCGACCGCGTCGTTCGGGACCAAGCCGAGTTGCTGGAGAAGGCGATGTACATTGTCCATAACCCGTGGAAACGATGGCCCGAGCTGCTGGGCTACCCGTGGCTGGGCGTTCGCGAGTGATCCACCGCGGCAGGCACAGAGGCCTGCCGCCACTGGTCCTGGGGCAACGCCCCACCCGGCGGTTGAAACCGCGGGCAACAAGAGCACCAAGCCCACCTGCGTGGGCTCCCCCGCCCCGCATGCGAACGGGGATAGGACGGGAGTCGCCGCAGGGCGACTTGGTGCCCTTGGTTGCCGCGAATTCATTCGCCAGGTCAGCGACTATCGACCGCTCACCGTGTGACTGTTCACTCGACATCGCCGAGCGCACGCAACTGCGCGCTGATCACCGCGCCCATTTCGGGCGGCTGCCCCTCGCCTTCGAATTTCTCCACCGAGGCGAGCCAGTCGAACAGCTGGCGGCGCAAGCGGTCGGCGCGTACCGGCTCGCGTTCGATGAGGTTGTTCCGTTCGCCCGCATCCGCGACCAGGTCGTAGAGTTCGTTGGCTTCGTCCGATTGCCAAACGAATTTCTCCCGCTTCGTGCGGATGGCTTTCTTGCGTACGTCGAGGCCACGGACATCGCATTCCGGGAACCGGCGCTGGAAGGCGGCCAGGTTGGGACGGAAACATTCCGAGATGGCAAACCCCGGGCCCGGCGTGGCGTGTCCGTCCTGCAACAGCGGCCGGCCTTCAAGCTTGCCGGCGTCCTCGGGAACGTCGACCATGCGGAGGATGGTCGGCATGAGGTCGGTCGTCTGCGCCAGTTCGTCCACAACGAAGCCCCGAGGCACACGCGCCGGGCAGCGCAGCAGCAGCGGCACGCGCAGCACGGTATCGTACAGTACGGACTTGTGCCCCATAGTGGCGTGCTCACCGAGGCTCTCGCCGTGATCACCGGTGACGATGAACAACGTCCGGTCCCACTGTCCCTGTGCCCGCAAGAAGTCGGCCATCTCACGCAACCGCGTGTCGACGTAACGCAACCCACCGTCATAGAGCGAAGCCAGAATGGCGAAATCTTCCTCGCTCATGTCGAGCTGACGCGCCAGGTACTTGTTGCTGTCCTGGTTGACCGTGCGCACGCGCGCCTCGGTTACGCCACGCGGCAGGAACATGCGATCGTAGGGCCGGGGCGGCGCAAAGGGC
This genomic interval carries:
- a CDS encoding alkaline phosphatase family protein, which translates into the protein MTARSPKVAVIGLDCAPPRLVFDLWRNELPNLDGLMRRGMWGEMRSCHPPITVPAWSSMMSSKDPGQLGCYGFRNRRSYTYDDYAFAHSGSIKHDLVWDILSRAGKQVVLLGVPQTYPPRWINGHMV
- a CDS encoding transposase, producing MQHPEVYVYRRNLPHWRLAGATYFVTWRLGSGQVELSAEERSLIADCLRHFDRKRYDLLAYVVMNDHVHALVTPMGTWKLEQLVHGWKSFSTHQLQHAHGRIGHVWQGEYFDRVVRDQAELLEKAMYIVHNPWKRWPELLGYPWLGVRE
- a CDS encoding sulfatase, translating into MAERLNVILVVLDGARADHLSCYGHARETTPFLDQVAREGVRFSSMIATAPSTLPAHASLFTGLYAATHGATDENRFLWAQHQTLPEQLKAAGYRTAAFCTAPWVGPETGFGRGFDAFFTQRYHNRVAARAILYGRKASDTLLRRNDSGARRTNQALRRWLAASEQPFFAFVHYNETHLPFAPPRPYDRMFLPRGVTEARVRTVNQDSNKYLARQLDMSEEDFAILASLYDGGLRYVDTRLREMADFLRAQGQWDRTLFIVTGDHGESLGEHATMGHKSVLYDTVLRVPLLLRCPARVPRGFVVDELAQTTDLMPTILRMVDVPEDAGKLEGRPLLQDGHATPGPGFAISECFRPNLAAFQRRFPECDVRGLDVRKKAIRTKREKFVWQSDEANELYDLVADAGERNNLIEREPVRADRLRRQLFDWLASVEKFEGEGQPPEMGAVISAQLRALGDVE